DNA sequence from the Methylomonas albis genome:
GGATTCAATACTGTTCGCGACTGGCCCGGCAATGCTTTAGGGTCTTAGCAATGCGTTTGGCGATAACCCGTTCGGACACCCCCAGACATTCGCCAATTTGCGTATACGTCAGGCCTTCAATGGCGCTCAGGTAAAAAGCCGTACGGCAATCGTCCGGCAATTCATTCAAGGCTGCATCGACCGCTTCCAGATCTTGCAAAACCATCAACTGCTTTTCGGAATCCGGGTCATTGCTGGCGACCGCCTCCAGCATGTCGGCCGGCATATCCTGGGCTGGAGCATAACGGGCTCGGACCGATTCCTTGCGAATGTGGTCGACCACCAAATTGCCGGCGATGAAAAACGCCAAAGCCCGCCTATCCTGGGTGGGCCCGCGTTGTTCGGAGAACAAAATCCGCAAGAAGGTTTCCTGGGCCAAATCCTTGGCAGTATCCGGGCAATGCAAGCGCCGCAGAAAAAAGCCAACTAAATCGTCCCGGTTTTCCCGAAAGAAATGATCCAGATTATCCGAAACAGCATTCATCAGTTGGCGTATGGGCAAGGATAAGAAAAAGAGTGAGCGGCTTATACAACAGCAAAAATGGCGCCAATTTCTTCAACCGCTGCCGAATCAGGTAAGCCGGCCCGCTGGAAATCTCCACCATTTTGGCTTTGCATAAGGCTTGAGCAGCACCTACAACCCCGGCTTGCTAAATCTCGGTTTGAGCCATACACCAAATTTGCTAGCCTCTGCATGTCACTAAAACCGTGTCAAATGCCGTACAGATCGGGATATGACGCAGTCCAAGCCAGCCAAATGCTTTCCCCAAACTATCTTGATTGCCACTGCATGCCGGCGATGTTGGAAAAAAATATCGCGCCGGTGTTCATGATTTTCGCGCTGAAACGTTGTGAAGAGTAACGCCGGCTATTGGCGTCGCCCTTCACGCAATCAGGAGCATCCATGAGGACATCAACATTCGCCCCGCTTACCGCCACGCCATTCGCCATGACGGCCCTGGCACTGAGCATTGCTTGCCCCACGCTCAGTGCCGAACCCCTATTCGATAGCACACAAACCTATTCAATCGCCGCCGGAGGTTTGACCGAAGCCCTGACCGCTTTCGCCGACCAGGCCAATCTGAAACTGGTGTTCAACGCCGAGCTGACGCGCGGCTTGAGCGCGCCGGCCCTGCATGACACCGTCACCGTTGCCCAAGGCCTGAATAAATTGCTGAAGGACAGCGGGCTGGGCTATCGTTTGGTGGGCAAGGATACGGCGATTATTGAAGCTAAACCGCCGATCAATAAAAGCGAGCCGCAGTCGGCGGCTACGATGCCGGCTGTGACGGTGATGGGTAAGGCGGCGTATGACGCGAACGATCCGTATAGCAAGGACTATGCGCTGCGCGATTCCGCGACGGCTACCAAAACCGATACGCCGTTGATGGAAACGCCGGTAAATATTCAAATCGTGCCGAAAGCAGTATTGAGCGATCAGCAGGCCGTCACCATCGATACCGCGTTGAAAAATGTCAGCGGCGTAACCGCCAGCGCGGGCTCCGGCGGCCTGTCGGACGACCTGTACCTACGCGGTTTTCGCAGTTCGGCTATCTTTCGGAACGGCTTTCGCTACGACTCCGAGTTCAGTTCTTGGGGCAAACGGCAGATGGCCAATGTCGAACGGGTTGAAGTGATCAAAGGCCCGGCCTCCATTCTTTACGGGCGGATGGAGCCGGGCGGCATGGTCAACGTGGTGACCAAGCAGCCGCTGAATACCCCTTATTACGCCTTACAGCAGCAGTTCGGTTCGTTCGATTTTTACCGCACCACAATCGATGCGACCGGTCCGCTGACGGACGACGATACCTTGTTGTACCGGATGAATGCGTCTTACGAAAATAGCGGGTCGTATCGGGAATTGGTCGATAGCGAGCGCATCTTTCTGGCGCCGGTGCTGAAATGGAACATCAGCGCTCGAACGCAAATTACCTTCGAGATGGAATACAAACACGACAATCTGGTCAACGACACCATGGTTTGGCCTTACGTCGACGGCCGGTTCATCGATATGCCGCGCGGGCGCAATTTAATGGAAAAGACCCCGGAGAATCACGACGACATTTTGTTGGGCTTCAATTGGTCGCATCAATTTAACGACGACTGGAGCATCAGCCACCGTTTCGCCACCGAACGCCGGGATACCCCGAACAGCGTAGCGATGCTGGGAGATGGACTGACGGGTAACCAGTTAAATCGAATCGTGGTCGCCAATCCGGCCGACATCAATACTTATTACACGACGCTGGACTTAACCGGCCATTTCAATACCTTTGGATTGAAGCACACACTGTTGGTCGGCGGCGATTATTACAACAACTGTTCGACCGGCCAATATTATTACGGCGATCCCGCGACCGGCATCGACATCTATAACCCTATCCACACCGGCTACCGCTTTCCGACCGGATTTGACCGCTACGACACCGACACCGACTTCTACGGCTTGTACGCCCAGGATCAGATTCAGTTGCCGCACGGGATTCATGTGATGGGCGGTTTACGTTATCAGGTGATCGATCAAGCCGATAAAGTAGCGCTGACAAATCTTTCCGTCGATGCGGTGACTCCGCGAGTCGGCGTGTTGTGGCAAGCACAAGATTGGTTGAGCTTTTACGGCAACTATGTCGAAAATTTTGGCGCCACCAACGGTCTGGCTCAAGGCGGTAAACCGCTGCCACCGGAGAGCGCGCAGCAATGGGAATTAGGTGCCAAAAGCGAGTTTTTCGACGGCCGGCTCAGCGCCACGCTGGCCTATTTCGATCTGACCAAGCAAAACGTCGCCACTACCGATCCGAGCAATCCGCTGTATTCCATTGCGGTCGGTGAAGTACGTAGCCGCGGACCGGAGCTGGACATCAAAGGCGAAATCCTGCCGGGCTGGAATATGATTGCCACCTACGCCAATCTGGACACCCGCGTTACCAAAGATAACAATGGCCGCGAAGGGTTGCGAATGTACGCAATACCAAGGAATGTGGGGACGTTTTGGAATACCTACGACTTTCAACAGGATTCATTGAAAGGCTTTAAAGTTGGCGGCGGCATTACCCTGCGCGATGGCTCCACCAATGTGCCGAATACCTATAATGTGCCTGGGTTCGTCACGGTCGACCTAATGGCGGCCTACAATTTGAAAGTCAGTAAATCCAAAGTCACCTTCCAGCTGAATGTAAACAACCTGCTGGACAAAAATTATCTACAAGACGTGATTCCAGGCCTGGGGCCAAACTCGCGGGTCAATATCGGCACACCGCGAACGCTGCTGGGGTCCATAAAGGTAGAGTTTTAACCCGTGAGACGGTAGGTGTTTGGGCTCATTCCCACGCGCCACGTGGGAATTGCAATCTTCGCCTCGCTGCGGCACAGAATCATCGCAACGCCAAATATTCCGGTCCCCGCGCAGCGCACGGGGACCGGAAAAACGTTCCACACCTACCGGCTAAGGTCTATAAAACCGTCCGCTCCAACAACCAATAAGCGCCCATCAAGGCCACCAGCGCCGAGCAAGCTTTCAGAAATTTCTCGGCTATCGCCGGTTTGTTGTTCAACCACCAGATCAGCGGCAATACCACCGATGCCACGGCAATTTGGCCGGTCTCTATACCTAAGTTAAACGACAGCAAAGGCAACAAGATACCGGTATCGCCGCTGGTAATATCCATTTCCCGCAAGACGCTGGCAAAACCAAAGCCGTGAATCAAACCAAAACCAAAGGTCAGCCATTGGCGACCTTTGGGATGGTCGCCGCGAATAATATTTTCCACCGCCACATAAATAATGGTCAGAGCAATCACCGGCTCGACGAAACTGCTGGGCAGCTGCACCAGGTTAAGCCCGGCAAAGGCCAGGGTGATGGAATGGGCGATGGTAAAAAAGGTAACAATCTTGATCGCCGGCCAGAAGCTATGCGTCACCGCCAGCAAGGCAAACAAAAACAGCAAATGATCGTAACCGGTGAGAATGTGCTCGATGCCCAGTTTCAAAAAATCCGCAAACGCCGAAAACTTGGAATCATTTTGCACGGTGGAAGCGTCGGCCTGGACCAATCCCAGCTGCAGCTGGTCGTCGGCTCGGCTCAGCATTTTCTCGCGCAGCGTGTTCCCGGCAGCGTCGCGCACTGTGACATATTGCTGATGGCCGTCCGGCAACCAGGCCAGTAGTTTGGATTGCAACACCAGCTGCTTTTGCGGCGCAGCCGAAAAGTTGAACTCGACATGGGCATTGTTCTGCTCGTCGTAATTCACGATGCCCGGCGTTGCGATATGTACGTCGTTGCCATCAACATTGACCCGCAACTGCTCAGCCAGCATTTTGGCGATATCCGGCTTGGCCGCTTCGCGCTCGGCGGTGCTGACTTCGGCATCCAGATCGCTGTCCATCGGTGCAAAGGCTTCGATGTCTTGCAAGGCAAAAGTCAATTTGGTGACGACTTGATCAGCTTTGACGGCTACATCAATCGAGCTAAGGCCGGGTGCGTGGGCAACCGCCCAGCCCGATTGCAACAGCAAACCGGCCAATAGCAGATACGGCCCCAAGCCAAACCGCCCATATCGTTTACGCATGTCTTTCACTAGGGCTGTTCCCCATTATTATCGACTGGCGCGGCTTTTTTACGTTTGTACAGATAGATCAAAAACCCGAGCACGACTAACAGCAAGGCCACGACAGCGCCAATAGCGACCAACGGCAGATCTGCGCCTTTTGGGTCGACACCCACTTCCAAGGCCACCTGGAATTTATCGTCGTCTTCCAGTGCTTCGCCGATCAATAGGTACAACACATAATCGCCGTTTTTATCCACATCGGCTTGCGCTTCTACCGCGCCTTTTGGATAGAGTTTGGAGGGAATTTCGGCGACGGTGCGGATTTCGCGAAAGTCATCAGGGGCTTTCTGACCGGTCTTTTCCACTTCCACTAAACGAATGCCGATAGGCGTGGCGCGAATATCGCGATCGATCAGATCGGCGGTGAAAAACATCTTGCCGGCTCTGGGGATTTTTTGGCAAAACGGCACGAAAGCGGCTTTAGGATCGACGTTTTTATCGTCCTTGGACGGTTGCAAATAAGCGCTGAAATGCACTGCATAAAAATCGTTGGCGATGATGCAATCCAAATCCGGGCGGTTGCCCAATGCGTTAGATTGCTTATTGCTAAATCCGAGCTTGTCACAGCCGCTCAGTAAAAAGACGCAGGCCATAAGCCCGGCTATCAATAAGACGGGAAGTCGCTGAATAGTCATAAATGTAAACCGATGGAAGAATGCAAACTAGGGCTTGACGGTAAATTCGAACTTACCGGTGACGATATGGGTATCCTCGGAAACCACTCGGTAGCGGATAGTATAAGTGCCGGGTGCCAGTGTTGGCACCGTGGCATAAATGTTGGCGCCGTTGGTCAGGCTTTGCCCGACATCGTGATTATCCACGCGCTTACCGGTGCTATCGATCACAGCCAGGGCTTTATATTCGCTGCGTACGGCGTCGTTAAACCACAAGTCGATTTGCTTGGGCGATTCTGTGACGGTTTCGTCCTTAGCCGGTTGCGATTTCACCAAAATAGCGTGCGCAAATGCCGGAACCGGGCTGAATAAGGCGATGGCCAACAAACAGGGTTTTATTATTTTTGTTATGTCTAACTTGGGCATGACCACCTCTTTTAAGTATAAAAATCATTGTAAAACTGCCGCCGACCATTGTTTGCCAGCTGGCGTTTGCTCTAACCACATTGCCAGCAAGCCAGTCTGCGTGGCGACGATGCGCGGAAATGTTGCCGAACCGCCTGACAAGGACAAAGGTTTTGCCGCCGACCAATGCCCGCCATTGTCGGCGGATTCCGCGACGGATACTTTAGAACCTTCCGGCCCCAGCGCATCCCACACTGCAACCAAGCGACCGGCACCGAACGCGATATCCGAATGAAATGCCCCGGCTTCGCCAAGCCGTTGCGGCGGCGTCCAGCTTTTACCACTGTCGGTGGATTGCATATGATACAGCCCTACCTGATTTTCCGCGCCGGTCCATACCAAACTGTGCAAAGAACCATCGCCGGCCACGCTCAATCCGCCGCCGTTATGCGGACAGCCATCGAAAATCCAATTGAACTCACCTACCGTACTCAAGCGCTGCCAACTGGTGCCACCATCAGCAGTTTGTGCCAACGCCATATCGCGCGGCTGCATATCCCGATACAACAGATTCAACTTGCCATCGGCGCCCACAGCCAGGCGGTTCCAGCAACACGAGCAACTGGAATCATCGATAGTCTGTGCCAGTTCCCAGCTTTTACCAACATCGCTGCTACGCGCATAGCGCACACCTTGGTATCCGTTCTCGTCTCTATCGTCCAGCCACACCGCATGAAAGCGGCCTTCGCTGTCAGCCAATAATTCGTGGTGCGATTGATCGGC
Encoded proteins:
- a CDS encoding copper resistance CopC family protein → MPKLDITKIIKPCLLAIALFSPVPAFAHAILVKSQPAKDETVTESPKQIDLWFNDAVRSEYKALAVIDSTGKRVDNHDVGQSLTNGANIYATVPTLAPGTYTIRYRVVSEDTHIVTGKFEFTVKP
- a CDS encoding TonB-dependent siderophore receptor — translated: MRTSTFAPLTATPFAMTALALSIACPTLSAEPLFDSTQTYSIAAGGLTEALTAFADQANLKLVFNAELTRGLSAPALHDTVTVAQGLNKLLKDSGLGYRLVGKDTAIIEAKPPINKSEPQSAATMPAVTVMGKAAYDANDPYSKDYALRDSATATKTDTPLMETPVNIQIVPKAVLSDQQAVTIDTALKNVSGVTASAGSGGLSDDLYLRGFRSSAIFRNGFRYDSEFSSWGKRQMANVERVEVIKGPASILYGRMEPGGMVNVVTKQPLNTPYYALQQQFGSFDFYRTTIDATGPLTDDDTLLYRMNASYENSGSYRELVDSERIFLAPVLKWNISARTQITFEMEYKHDNLVNDTMVWPYVDGRFIDMPRGRNLMEKTPENHDDILLGFNWSHQFNDDWSISHRFATERRDTPNSVAMLGDGLTGNQLNRIVVANPADINTYYTTLDLTGHFNTFGLKHTLLVGGDYYNNCSTGQYYYGDPATGIDIYNPIHTGYRFPTGFDRYDTDTDFYGLYAQDQIQLPHGIHVMGGLRYQVIDQADKVALTNLSVDAVTPRVGVLWQAQDWLSFYGNYVENFGATNGLAQGGKPLPPESAQQWELGAKSEFFDGRLSATLAYFDLTKQNVATTDPSNPLYSIAVGEVRSRGPELDIKGEILPGWNMIATYANLDTRVTKDNNGREGLRMYAIPRNVGTFWNTYDFQQDSLKGFKVGGGITLRDGSTNVPNTYNVPGFVTVDLMAAYNLKVSKSKVTFQLNVNNLLDKNYLQDVIPGLGPNSRVNIGTPRTLLGSIKVEF
- a CDS encoding RNA polymerase sigma factor gives rise to the protein MNAVSDNLDHFFRENRDDLVGFFLRRLHCPDTAKDLAQETFLRILFSEQRGPTQDRRALAFFIAGNLVVDHIRKESVRARYAPAQDMPADMLEAVASNDPDSEKQLMVLQDLEAVDAALNELPDDCRTAFYLSAIEGLTYTQIGECLGVSERVIAKRIAKTLKHCRASREQY
- a CDS encoding HupE/UreJ family protein; the encoded protein is MRKRYGRFGLGPYLLLAGLLLQSGWAVAHAPGLSSIDVAVKADQVVTKLTFALQDIEAFAPMDSDLDAEVSTAEREAAKPDIAKMLAEQLRVNVDGNDVHIATPGIVNYDEQNNAHVEFNFSAAPQKQLVLQSKLLAWLPDGHQQYVTVRDAAGNTLREKMLSRADDQLQLGLVQADASTVQNDSKFSAFADFLKLGIEHILTGYDHLLFLFALLAVTHSFWPAIKIVTFFTIAHSITLAFAGLNLVQLPSSFVEPVIALTIIYVAVENIIRGDHPKGRQWLTFGFGLIHGFGFASVLREMDITSGDTGILLPLLSFNLGIETGQIAVASVVLPLIWWLNNKPAIAEKFLKACSALVALMGAYWLLERTVL
- a CDS encoding sialidase family protein; the protein is MPNFKAIYLGVAVLTNLALFGCGEQKLATAKPALGQTILSPIDAKALGLQNLVSFDVYVDRQTVHAVFVAMPAGSKQPYIGYLRSEDGGLHWSPPSALSPQFNQPVEAKIGNDIQIAAAGDKLLIVWQTTGELPGMGPLLTVYSTDVGKTWQQGTKPTGSDADQSHHELLADSEGRFHAVWLDDRDENGYQGVRYARSSDVGKSWELAQTIDDSSCSCCWNRLAVGADGKLNLLYRDMQPRDMALAQTADGGTSWQRLSTVGEFNWIFDGCPHNGGGLSVAGDGSLHSLVWTGAENQVGLYHMQSTDSGKSWTPPQRLGEAGAFHSDIAFGAGRLVAVWDALGPEGSKVSVAESADNGGHWSAAKPLSLSGGSATFPRIVATQTGLLAMWLEQTPAGKQWSAAVLQ